A single genomic interval of Armatimonadota bacterium harbors:
- a CDS encoding TIGR00266 family protein — MQFRVVGEDMQALIVDLAPSESVQAEAGAFLYMTDAVQMDTQMRGGIMGGLQRLMAGATLFMTHFRAAGAPGQVAFAAPYPGTLRELPIQGEGWLCQRDSFLVSTEGVEITVAFTKRFGAGLFGGEGFVLQQLRGQGNAFIHGGGTFLDFELTPGQTLRVDTGCIVAFEPTVTYDIQFVGGFSNVLFGGEGMFQALLAGPGRCILQTLPFSRLVGRIAGSSSPRGESSAGGLLGQIGGIGRIFGND, encoded by the coding sequence ATGCAATTTCGAGTGGTTGGCGAAGACATGCAGGCGCTCATCGTGGACCTCGCCCCGTCCGAATCCGTTCAGGCGGAGGCCGGCGCGTTTCTGTATATGACGGATGCCGTCCAGATGGACACGCAGATGCGCGGCGGCATCATGGGGGGCCTCCAGCGCCTGATGGCGGGCGCAACCCTGTTTATGACCCACTTTCGAGCGGCCGGCGCGCCGGGCCAGGTGGCTTTCGCTGCCCCGTATCCGGGAACGCTCCGCGAGCTGCCGATTCAGGGCGAAGGCTGGCTCTGCCAGCGCGACTCGTTCCTGGTGAGCACCGAAGGCGTTGAGATCACGGTGGCATTCACCAAGCGGTTTGGCGCGGGCCTGTTCGGCGGCGAAGGGTTCGTGCTGCAGCAATTGCGCGGACAGGGCAATGCGTTTATCCACGGCGGTGGCACCTTCCTGGATTTTGAACTGACTCCGGGACAGACCCTTCGCGTGGATACCGGGTGCATCGTTGCATTCGAGCCTACCGTGACGTATGACATACAGTTCGTGGGCGGCTTCAGCAATGTGCTTTTCGGTGGGGAAGGCATGTTCCAAGCCTTGCTCGCCGGCCCCGGACGGTGTATCCTCCAGACCCTCCCGTTCAGCCGGCTGGTTGGACGTATCGCGGGCTCTTCATCGCCGCGCGGCGAAAGCAGCGCGGGCGGATTGCTGGGCCAGATCGGCGGCATCGGCCGCATTTTCGGAAACGACTGA
- a CDS encoding isocitrate/isopropylmalate dehydrogenase family protein — protein sequence MHKITLIPGDGTGPELVEATRRVIDATGAKIEWEVRHAGVDVMESAGTPLPEDTLDSIRRNKVALKGPITTPIGTGFRSVNVALRQELGLYACLRPCKWYPGVRSRYQNVDLVLVRENTEDLYAGVEFDVDSPEAEQIRAFNTKRIAPHSAISIKPISGAASTRIARYAFEYALANGRRKVTAIAKANIMKFTDGLFYRSTREVAKEYEGRVEYDEVLVDAMCMQLVQKPENYDILVTENLYGDILSDLCAGLVGGLGVAPGANIGDGVAVFEPTHGSAPKYKGQNKVNPTAGILSGMLMLRHIGEKDAADRMERAVASVIAEGVSVTYDMKADRNDPSAVGTREYADAVIAKLA from the coding sequence ATGCACAAAATTACCCTGATCCCCGGTGACGGCACCGGACCAGAACTCGTGGAAGCGACCCGGCGCGTCATCGACGCGACCGGCGCGAAGATCGAATGGGAAGTACGTCACGCGGGCGTTGATGTGATGGAGTCCGCCGGCACGCCCCTGCCGGAGGACACGCTCGACAGCATCCGGCGGAACAAGGTCGCGCTGAAGGGCCCGATCACGACGCCGATCGGCACCGGATTTCGGAGCGTCAACGTGGCGCTGCGTCAGGAGTTGGGCCTCTACGCCTGCCTGCGGCCCTGCAAATGGTATCCCGGCGTCCGAAGCCGGTACCAAAACGTGGATCTGGTACTCGTGCGCGAGAACACCGAAGACCTGTACGCGGGTGTGGAGTTCGACGTGGACTCGCCGGAGGCCGAACAGATCCGCGCGTTCAACACGAAACGCATCGCTCCGCACTCCGCCATTTCCATCAAGCCCATTTCCGGCGCCGCCAGCACGCGCATCGCGCGTTACGCCTTTGAGTACGCCTTGGCGAATGGACGCCGCAAGGTGACCGCCATCGCGAAGGCGAACATCATGAAGTTCACGGATGGCCTGTTCTATCGGAGCACGCGGGAAGTGGCGAAGGAGTACGAGGGCCGCGTTGAGTATGATGAAGTGCTGGTGGACGCGATGTGCATGCAACTCGTTCAGAAGCCTGAGAACTACGATATTCTGGTGACGGAGAACCTGTACGGCGACATCCTGAGCGATCTGTGCGCCGGCCTGGTGGGCGGTCTGGGCGTTGCGCCGGGCGCGAACATCGGCGACGGCGTTGCTGTTTTTGAGCCGACACACGGAAGCGCACCCAAGTACAAAGGCCAGAACAAGGTCAACCCGACGGCCGGGATCCTCAGCGGAATGCTGATGCTGAGGCACATCGGCGAAAAGGATGCGGCGGATCGTATGGAACGGGCGGTGGCTTCGGTTATCGCTGAGGGCGTCTCGGTGACCTATGATATGAAGGCGGACCGCAACGATCCGTCGGCCGTCGGCACCCGGGAATACGCCGACGCGGTTATCGCAAAACTAGCGTGA
- a CDS encoding LuxR C-terminal-related transcriptional regulator has protein sequence MMPAAGLDVFEMIADVEARIGALRFGDSYALYELLYEAASRLGSTSCFYICLYDAESDTLNFAYNRDGDALEEPCTVPLGDGPTSWVVRNLRPFFLSEATVEKQRAGFSFGDKSRFSSSAMHLPMRTIGEDGRRHLVGVMSVQSYEPDAYDPQEIELLQALADRGARILHDDAGHADCRRRIAALERESERRQSRAIRITNDFIEHLSSLAHQAHALVAMTPAELSDLRDAEIALDRSLHKVMTLAAEAPARLEQARPDSETQPGIEQLTALDLTKRELEIAVLLANGRSNASIAGSLYLSVDTVKFHCANIYRKLGVRNRTQAVQAATALIFGRGA, from the coding sequence ATGATGCCTGCTGCCGGACTTGACGTATTCGAAATGATCGCCGATGTCGAGGCCCGAATCGGGGCGTTACGGTTTGGCGATTCGTATGCGCTGTATGAGTTGCTGTACGAGGCCGCCTCGCGCCTCGGTTCGACCAGCTGCTTCTACATCTGCCTTTACGACGCGGAATCGGACACCCTGAATTTCGCGTATAACCGCGATGGCGATGCGCTGGAAGAACCTTGCACGGTGCCCCTGGGCGACGGCCCAACCTCCTGGGTGGTGCGAAACCTGCGTCCTTTTTTCCTGTCTGAGGCCACCGTGGAAAAGCAGCGCGCGGGGTTTTCCTTTGGCGACAAGTCGCGCTTCTCAAGCTCCGCGATGCACTTGCCGATGAGAACCATCGGCGAGGACGGAAGGCGCCATCTGGTCGGCGTCATGTCTGTGCAGTCATACGAACCCGACGCCTACGACCCACAGGAGATCGAGCTCCTCCAGGCGTTGGCCGATCGTGGCGCGCGCATCCTTCACGATGATGCGGGCCACGCTGATTGCCGGCGACGCATAGCTGCCCTCGAGCGTGAATCGGAGCGGCGTCAGAGCCGCGCCATCCGCATCACGAACGACTTCATCGAGCATCTCTCCAGTCTGGCCCACCAGGCGCACGCTCTTGTCGCGATGACTCCTGCGGAGTTGTCCGATTTGCGAGATGCCGAAATTGCCCTCGACCGCTCCCTTCACAAGGTCATGACCCTCGCTGCCGAGGCGCCGGCGCGTCTCGAACAGGCGCGCCCCGATTCGGAGACGCAACCGGGGATCGAGCAGCTGACCGCGCTGGATCTCACCAAGCGCGAACTGGAAATTGCCGTGCTGCTCGCCAATGGGCGGTCCAATGCGTCCATCGCCGGATCGCTGTACCTGTCTGTGGACACCGTGAAGTTCCACTGCGCCAACATCTATCGCAAACTGGGCGTCCGAAACCGAACGCAGGCCGTTCAGGCCGCCACGGCGCTCATCTTCGGCCGCGGCGCCTGA
- a CDS encoding carbohydrate ABC transporter permease, whose translation MNERDIETRRESEAGKGRVGETPELPRHAAAASPRRFRWRRQIQPTILHIVLLIGAIPILIPFYWMLVSSVQSKDRTDQYPPQWVPIQTYYYATDENGVRRETFPPTREENGKTQIRFMDQANKVWVPTSAVQKVEKVEPRWKNISNVFAKTGDTSSGSVEDKPFRWSDIWKAESYGRYALNTLVLALLCVYGQIISCSLVAFGFARMRFWGKNALFLLMLATMMIPGQIYAIPAFMIYKWLGWVDTYLPLIVPAWMGGAFFVFLFRQFFMGIPLEMDEAARIDGAGPFRVWWEILLPMAKPVAVVAGVYTFFGAWNDLFGPLIYINSDFKRTLALALTKFSNAYGQTDVPSLMAASALMMLPVLIIFFFSQKALQQGLVISGVKG comes from the coding sequence ATGAACGAACGCGACATAGAGACGCGCAGAGAGAGCGAGGCGGGGAAGGGGCGAGTGGGCGAGACTCCGGAACTGCCGCGCCACGCTGCCGCTGCGTCGCCGCGTCGATTCCGCTGGCGGCGCCAGATTCAGCCTACAATCCTGCACATCGTGCTGCTCATCGGCGCGATCCCGATCCTTATCCCGTTCTACTGGATGCTCGTCTCCTCCGTTCAGAGCAAGGACAGGACCGACCAGTATCCGCCGCAGTGGGTTCCGATCCAGACCTATTATTACGCCACCGACGAAAACGGAGTTCGTCGCGAGACCTTCCCGCCCACCCGCGAGGAAAACGGGAAGACGCAGATCCGTTTCATGGACCAGGCGAACAAGGTCTGGGTACCGACGTCCGCCGTTCAGAAGGTCGAAAAGGTGGAGCCTCGCTGGAAGAATATCAGCAATGTCTTCGCCAAGACGGGGGACACGTCCTCCGGCAGCGTGGAGGACAAGCCTTTCCGGTGGTCCGATATCTGGAAAGCGGAGTCCTACGGGCGTTATGCCCTTAACACGCTGGTCCTCGCCTTGTTGTGCGTGTACGGGCAGATCATCTCGTGCAGTCTCGTGGCCTTCGGCTTCGCCAGGATGCGGTTCTGGGGTAAGAACGCTCTGTTCCTCCTGATGCTGGCGACCATGATGATACCCGGCCAGATTTACGCCATCCCGGCGTTTATGATCTACAAATGGCTCGGCTGGGTGGACACTTATCTCCCCCTGATCGTGCCGGCATGGATGGGCGGCGCCTTCTTCGTCTTCCTGTTTCGCCAGTTCTTCATGGGCATCCCTCTGGAAATGGACGAAGCGGCCCGCATCGATGGCGCGGGCCCGTTCCGGGTCTGGTGGGAAATTCTGCTGCCGATGGCGAAGCCGGTCGCGGTCGTGGCGGGGGTATACACGTTTTTCGGCGCCTGGAATGACCTGTTCGGCCCCCTGATCTACATCAACAGCGACTTCAAGCGTACGCTGGCGCTCGCCCTCACCAAGTTCAGCAACGCCTACGGCCAGACAGATGTCCCCAGCCTGATGGCTGCCAGCGCCCTGATGATGCTGCCGGTTCTCATTATCTTCTTCTTCAGTCAGAAGGCGCTGCAGCAGGGCCTGGTCATCAGCGGGGTAAAGGGTTAG
- a CDS encoding citrate/2-methylcitrate synthase, with product MATVEHPGLEGVIAGQSSISNVYGDEGRLIYRGYEIQDLAANCCFEEIVYLLWHGDLPNETQLEDLKAQLRANRKVPVGLLGYMSGLPHTARTMAWLRSSVSALAMYDPDAGVNNPEANLRKAIRLVARTHTLTAAIGRIRAFQEPIEPLDTGDEATNFLYMLTGKLPDETEARTYDVALVLHADHEFNASTFTARVIVSTLADMYAGVTGAIGALGGPLHGGANEQVMKYLTVLAETGQDPEEWVKEQLANKVKIPGFGHRVYKTVDPRAAYLREMGRQMAIKAGKEEYFRISEIVYETVLREKGINANVDFFSASVFADLGLPVMLYSPSFACSRMAGWTAHVIEQLNDNRIMRPRCDYIGYTKRDFVPIDKR from the coding sequence ATGGCCACCGTTGAACATCCGGGGCTGGAAGGCGTCATCGCCGGACAGTCCTCAATCTCCAATGTCTACGGCGACGAAGGCCGCCTCATCTACCGCGGCTACGAGATTCAGGACCTTGCCGCCAACTGCTGCTTCGAAGAGATCGTCTACCTTCTCTGGCATGGCGATCTTCCCAATGAGACCCAATTGGAGGATCTGAAGGCGCAGTTGCGCGCAAATCGCAAGGTCCCAGTCGGTCTTCTCGGGTATATGTCCGGCCTGCCGCATACGGCCCGCACGATGGCCTGGTTAAGGTCATCGGTGAGCGCCCTGGCAATGTACGATCCGGACGCAGGAGTGAACAACCCCGAGGCGAACCTTCGCAAAGCGATACGCCTGGTTGCTCGCACGCACACGCTGACGGCCGCCATTGGACGCATTCGCGCATTCCAGGAGCCCATCGAGCCGCTGGATACCGGCGATGAGGCCACAAATTTCCTGTACATGCTTACCGGCAAATTGCCGGATGAAACCGAGGCCCGGACGTACGACGTGGCGCTGGTGCTTCACGCGGATCACGAGTTCAACGCCAGCACTTTCACCGCGCGCGTGATCGTGAGCACCCTCGCCGACATGTACGCCGGAGTTACCGGCGCAATCGGGGCCCTTGGCGGTCCGCTCCACGGCGGCGCCAACGAGCAGGTGATGAAATACCTCACCGTCCTCGCGGAGACCGGCCAGGATCCCGAGGAGTGGGTGAAGGAGCAGTTGGCGAACAAGGTCAAGATCCCCGGCTTCGGCCACCGCGTCTACAAGACGGTTGACCCGCGCGCGGCCTACCTGCGCGAGATGGGCCGGCAGATGGCGATCAAGGCGGGCAAGGAGGAGTATTTCCGGATCAGCGAGATCGTCTACGAGACGGTGTTGCGGGAGAAGGGGATCAACGCCAACGTGGACTTCTTCAGCGCCAGCGTGTTCGCCGATCTCGGCCTCCCGGTGATGCTTTACAGCCCGAGTTTCGCGTGCAGCCGCATGGCGGGGTGGACAGCCCACGTGATCGAGCAGTTGAACGACAACCGCATCATGAGGCCGCGCTGCGACTACATTGGTTACACGAAGCGCGATTTTGTGCCCATCGACAAAAGGTGA
- a CDS encoding Uma2 family endonuclease, protein MIAAPIDIIIRKAPQLRTRQPDMCYLNSDKTGIRTRRDAQRMPAIEVAPDLVVELLSSDERRQSLAGKLADYAVLGVLEAWLVSPEAETIEVLSLEGESHARCGLFGRGDFVKSAALPGLNLAVDSIVE, encoded by the coding sequence GTGATTGCGGCGCCTATAGATATCATCATCCGAAAGGCCCCCCAGCTCCGGACGCGGCAGCCGGACATGTGTTACCTGAACTCGGACAAGACCGGCATTCGCACGCGCCGGGATGCCCAGCGGATGCCGGCGATCGAAGTCGCTCCAGACCTGGTTGTAGAGCTTCTCTCCTCTGACGAGCGGCGTCAGTCGCTGGCAGGGAAACTGGCTGACTATGCGGTTCTTGGTGTGCTGGAGGCTTGGCTCGTGAGCCCCGAGGCTGAGACGATAGAGGTGCTTAGCCTTGAGGGCGAATCCCATGCGCGATGCGGCCTCTTCGGACGAGGCGACTTCGTGAAGTCGGCTGCACTGCCGGGTCTGAACCTCGCTGTGGACAGCATCGTCGAATAG
- a CDS encoding endonuclease domain-containing protein, which produces MRQAPTSAEAVLWQNVRSNQCAGLHFRRQQVIDGFIADFYCHTAGLVVEVDGPIHETQRDSDAQRDAVMESRGLLVLRFTNEDIQNRITHVLGIISDTGRTRTGLIGDIKE; this is translated from the coding sequence ATGCGGCAAGCGCCGACGTCGGCGGAAGCGGTCCTATGGCAAAATGTCCGCTCGAACCAATGTGCCGGACTGCACTTCCGACGACAACAGGTGATCGACGGTTTCATCGCTGATTTCTATTGCCATACCGCAGGCTTGGTTGTTGAAGTTGATGGGCCGATCCATGAAACCCAGCGAGACTCCGACGCCCAGCGGGATGCGGTCATGGAATCCCGAGGGTTGCTCGTCCTTCGCTTCACTAATGAGGACATACAGAATCGTATCACTCACGTGCTGGGGATCATCTCGGATACCGGCCGTACCCGTACTGGGCTCATAGGAGATATCAAAGAATGA
- the acs gene encoding acetate--CoA ligase, whose product MSTEFSGQTIEALLEEHRTFQPDAAFTAQANINDPDIGAKAGDDSEAFWDGFARELDWTTPWETTCEWEPPFARWFVGGKINVSANCLDRHLNGPRKNKAAIIWEGEPGEERVLTYRDLWRETNKFASVLKYLGVQKGDRVAVYLPMVPELVITMLACARIGAVHSVIFGGFSPDSIRDRINDCQAKVLVTADGGYRRGIAVPLKRTADEALKSTPTIQTVVVLNRTENAALVPMKEGRDRWWHRLMEEHSKLVCEPEEMDSEDPLFILYTSGSTGKPKGILHTTGGYLTGVYATTKWVFDIKEDDVYWCTADIGWVTGHSYIVYGPLANGATCVMYEGAPDYPAKNRFWSIIEKYGVSILYTAPTAIRTFMKWGPEFPDKHDLTSLRLLGSVGEPINPEAWMWYHLHVGGGRCPIVDTWWQTETGHILITPLPGITPTVPGSATKPFPGISADIVDEAGNSVAVGGGYLVIRKPWPGMLRNIWGDPERYKEQYFDKFPGVYFTGDGAKRDADGYFWILGRVDDVMNVAGHRISTMEVESALVDHPDVAESAVIGRSHDIKGQAIAAFVTVKSGVKPNSELAGVLKEHVAMKLGKFARPDDVIFAGDLPKTRSGKIMRRLLRDIAEGRALGDTTTLADPAVVRALKERYEEEG is encoded by the coding sequence ATGAGCACAGAGTTCAGCGGGCAGACGATCGAAGCACTATTAGAGGAACACCGCACATTCCAGCCGGACGCCGCGTTTACGGCACAGGCGAACATCAACGATCCCGATATCGGCGCCAAAGCGGGAGACGACTCCGAAGCCTTCTGGGACGGCTTCGCCCGGGAACTGGATTGGACAACGCCGTGGGAGACCACATGCGAATGGGAGCCTCCGTTCGCCAGATGGTTCGTGGGAGGCAAGATCAACGTCAGCGCCAACTGCCTCGACCGGCACCTCAACGGCCCCCGCAAGAACAAGGCGGCGATTATCTGGGAAGGAGAACCCGGCGAGGAGAGGGTACTCACTTATCGCGACCTCTGGCGGGAGACCAACAAGTTCGCCAGCGTCCTGAAGTACCTCGGCGTTCAAAAGGGCGACCGCGTGGCGGTCTACCTGCCGATGGTCCCCGAACTGGTCATCACGATGCTGGCCTGCGCGCGAATCGGAGCGGTCCACAGCGTCATCTTCGGGGGCTTCAGCCCGGATTCCATCCGCGATCGAATCAATGACTGTCAGGCTAAAGTCCTGGTCACAGCGGACGGCGGCTACCGGCGCGGCATCGCGGTACCACTCAAGAGAACGGCGGACGAAGCGCTCAAATCGACGCCCACCATCCAGACCGTGGTTGTCCTGAACCGCACGGAAAACGCCGCCCTGGTGCCGATGAAAGAAGGGCGCGATCGTTGGTGGCATCGCCTGATGGAAGAGCATTCCAAACTGGTCTGCGAGCCGGAGGAAATGGACTCCGAGGACCCATTGTTCATTCTTTACACAAGCGGAAGCACCGGCAAGCCCAAGGGAATACTGCATACGACCGGCGGCTACCTGACGGGGGTATACGCCACCACGAAGTGGGTCTTCGACATCAAGGAAGACGATGTCTATTGGTGCACGGCGGACATAGGCTGGGTGACCGGGCATTCCTATATCGTCTACGGGCCGCTGGCGAACGGGGCGACGTGCGTGATGTACGAAGGCGCCCCGGACTACCCGGCGAAAAACCGCTTCTGGTCCATCATCGAGAAGTACGGTGTCTCCATCCTCTACACGGCGCCAACCGCCATCCGGACCTTCATGAAGTGGGGGCCGGAATTCCCCGACAAACACGATCTCACGTCGTTGAGGCTTCTGGGCTCGGTGGGCGAGCCGATCAACCCGGAGGCGTGGATGTGGTACCACCTGCACGTCGGCGGGGGACGCTGTCCCATCGTGGACACCTGGTGGCAGACCGAGACCGGCCATATCCTCATCACGCCGCTTCCCGGCATCACGCCAACGGTGCCCGGTTCCGCGACGAAGCCGTTCCCGGGAATTTCGGCGGATATCGTGGACGAGGCGGGAAACAGCGTCGCCGTGGGCGGCGGGTACCTGGTTATCCGCAAGCCGTGGCCCGGCATGCTCCGAAACATCTGGGGCGACCCGGAGCGGTACAAGGAACAGTATTTCGACAAATTCCCGGGGGTCTATTTCACGGGGGATGGCGCGAAGCGGGACGCGGACGGCTACTTCTGGATTCTCGGCAGGGTGGACGACGTGATGAACGTGGCGGGCCACCGCATCAGCACCATGGAGGTCGAGAGCGCGCTGGTCGATCACCCGGACGTCGCGGAGAGCGCGGTTATCGGCCGGAGCCACGATATCAAAGGGCAGGCGATCGCCGCGTTCGTCACTGTGAAATCAGGCGTGAAGCCCAATTCGGAGCTGGCCGGCGTTCTGAAGGAACACGTCGCCATGAAATTGGGCAAGTTCGCGCGCCCGGATGACGTGATCTTCGCAGGCGATCTGCCCAAGACGCGGAGCGGCAAAATCATGCGCCGCCTGCTGCGGGACATCGCTGAAGGGCGCGCGCTTGGTGATACCACCACCCTGGCCGATCCGGCGGTCGTCCGCGCCCTGAAGGAACGGTACGAGGAGGAGGGTTAG
- a CDS encoding DinB family protein → MYLQMLQEYEEGADMVVQAVKGLSKDVIDAVPEPDRWSIHEIIVHLSDSEIVASDRIRRALAEDNATVQVYNEVEWARRLDNKERDYDLALALLVALRKVNVDLLANLRRKDWQRTAIHSERGPLTVGDFVQTYIGLMKFRVEQINRIKKEHGIG, encoded by the coding sequence ATGTACCTGCAGATGCTTCAAGAGTATGAGGAAGGCGCCGATATGGTCGTCCAGGCCGTCAAAGGCCTTTCGAAAGACGTTATCGATGCGGTTCCCGAGCCGGATCGCTGGTCGATTCATGAGATCATCGTCCACCTGTCCGATTCCGAGATCGTCGCCAGCGACCGCATCCGGCGCGCGCTGGCGGAAGACAACGCGACGGTGCAAGTGTACAACGAAGTGGAATGGGCGCGCCGCCTCGACAATAAGGAGCGTGACTATGACCTCGCGCTGGCCCTGCTGGTGGCATTGCGCAAGGTCAACGTGGATTTGCTGGCGAACCTTCGCCGGAAGGACTGGCAGCGAACCGCCATTCACTCCGAGCGCGGCCCGCTGACGGTCGGCGATTTCGTCCAGACATATATCGGCCTCATGAAATTCCGTGTTGAGCAGATCAACCGGATCAAGAAGGAACACGGCATCGGGTAG